Within the Salvia hispanica cultivar TCC Black 2014 chromosome 4, UniMelb_Shisp_WGS_1.0, whole genome shotgun sequence genome, the region ATCTGTTGGCACTGCTGCTCATAATATAGTGTTGCCGAAGAATCAGCTAACCACTAATGGttcacaaaattttcattgttCATCCGAAAAGCACCAGTCATCTTTTCTACAGAAAATCTggtgtaaaatttaaatccacATGCTAACGTCACAAGTCCCATTATTCTTTCACTAAGCAAGAAAGGCAAGTCTACAGATTGAGTCATAGAATAATGATATATAAAGTTTAATATGTAAAAAGTGATCCCAATTCCCAACCTgtaaatgaattttcccgAGTAATTAATCAGAAAAAGTTAAGAGAAAGTTTAATGTCAAGTGCTATTCaaacaaaaactcaaaaatgatAACACCTCATAGCATgattttcatgatttataaTGTTACTTTTAAACAGTGGGTATCTACGAAACATTAcagtaacatttttttcaacaaacagaaaaaaacttaattaCGAAAGGTAAACGCACCATAAGCAGTCATATATTACAATCTAAAATGTACAATAAAAAAGATACAGATAGTAATGATCCAAAGAGTTAAGAAAGCATACTTTTTCAATACCACCTCGAGTGGTCACCTCTATAAAAAGTTGATGCAGATCTAAAGAACTCCCTCCCACAATAGGGACCCTAAAGAGCAAAGGACAGAAGTTAATCAAGATAGTGAGTGATCTCTCAACAATTTTGCATGCGGTTGCAATGATCACCAAATTTGAGTCAACGAAATCACTATATTTTCTATTGTGCCGAAGTCATGTTTCAGATGCATGCAATGGGAATATGCAGGTGAGAAACCAAAAGATTATGCTACTCTAAAAGCAGTAATTATAGCTACTATCattacacaaaatacataacATGTCTCAGATATGAAACTTGATTCACAAGGAATGAGACTGAAACAACTAATTTCACTTGAAATAAAAGTTCGAACAATTGCCAattgatctaatcctatgtCATAAGCAAATTCATACTTCCAACATCATGAACTTGTTCATggatcaaaaaattattttcttcttccatgCTATAGTTATATGTTAAAGTAGTAGCCAAAGAGTGCAACGAAGATACACATAAACGGAATATCTATATTTGGAGTCCCTACTCCCTAAGATGTCTTACTGTAAAGGACCATAATTATGAATAGCCAAAACAGAATTCATGATTTCATTAGAGAGGCAAATCCTAGTACAACAGGTACAACATTTCCCTGAATCACAATAGGGCATGTCATATAGTATGATGTAACCTCTGACCTCTCTTGCaagttgaaaatttcaaaattcaatttcacgGAAATACCTCCCAAACGATACATTTTTACTCTAAAACCTCATTCTCTATATAAAAGTCATGTATGACACGATACTAACACTCCAATAGCTAATAATCGCACATGTCGGTTTTATTTTCTGCACACTAAGCTCAAACGCTAATAAAAGCCAAATACCAGCACCAGCATTCGAGTGaaacaaatcaataattacACAGGACAAAAAGTAAGAACCGCTTTCTTTGTTTCTACACATATAATACACTATGTACATGCCCTAGATGTGCACAAACAGAACCCCATCGAAGATACAGCATAAAATTGCAGCACCATCTGTTGAACTACCATAGtatttgcaaaaataaacTCAAAAGGTAACAAAATGTATTCCTCAATGTAAATTGGATTAGAAACACTGAAACACATTAGCAGTCAgtataactaattaactatCAATAAAATAGAGCAGCACATAGGTTTTTCCAACATTACTAAAACATATTGATATTCTTCGACAAATTACTCTTTGCAAACAACAAAACCAGAAATCAAAAACCCCTACTAAATCCCTACCCccaaaaaaattggaataCATTAAATCAAAAGCACAAATCAGCTCAAATCAGGTCTACCAACACTCCAACACGGCCAAAACAACATGCACAAGCAAATTATGCAGCTCGAAACAaattattcaacaaaaaagtaagtaaaacATAATCGCAGCAGAAAAAAAGCAgtaaacaaagtgaaggaggAGAGATACCGGAAGTTTGTGCCGTAGAAATCGTGAAAGGCGCGAAGCTTGTCGAGGAAAAAATCAGGATTTTGAATAATCTGCTGATATTGAGCTTCGGGTTTGGGATATGAACTGTATATTGTCATAGGCGCTTCCGAAGATGGGCCGTTTGACATTTTATTCAGCAAACAATTATGCTTCAGATAATAAATACCATTTTAATCATTTCTAtgataattattgaattaaaatagggtTTTTACACTCTACCCCTAATGTAAAACCCTTCCATTTCTAACCCACGCCGCTCTTCACATACtcgattattttaattatttattaaatattccttcaataaatttcattcatttttttttattctttgtttaTACCGTAGTGTAAGAGCACTCACAATGCAGCTGTTCCAGGCGAGTGCTTTGTGACACAGAAAACGGGGGgcattccaattccaattccaaccCCGTATGGCTGAAAGCCCAATTGTTCGACAACCGGGagtaaatttcatttttatttttttaaaacttttaataaGAGTACTTAATATTGTcatttcctaattatttttcacacTATCTCATTTGTACATAAATACTATTACTCCAtatgtcccataaaagttgagtcactTCATTCTGTGcacttgttttgaaaaaatcgtaataaatagttaaagtggataaatagtaaagtaaatttaaaaataatgtagagaagactcttatctacattattctcgattttactttactatttatcCATTCTACCTATTTATTacgattttttcaaaacgagtgcaaaaaatgaagtgactcaacttttatgggacgggggagtattatgaaatatgtttaattCGTAAACATCTTATTCCCTAAATTTGTGGTTAAGaaaagtagttttatttttagactAATTAAGTCCGTAAACTTTTTTAGCTATATATTCTTACGTGTAGAATTGCAACACATAAGTTTTAGTCTTCCAAATCGATTTCAAGATTAAATatggaataaatatatattcattgtgaatagaaaaattataatgggtggtgaagaaagaaaagtagaagaataCCGTGACTCTAACGCTTCCGAGAAGCCCTTTATTTTAGAGGATCAgtcaaagaagaaaattaatgaattgcctatttatttttattagaaaatggggagaattataaaatactatcgaattcaaatttgaatttataagtATTATGTAACATAACTTCATCCCGTCGACAATCTGATGTGATTTGAGTGTTTTCAAAGCCATTTCACCCTTTTTTGTTTATgataaagaaaagagagaataatcaTGTTATGCAATAATTTTCCCAAAGAAAAGGTGTGTTTATCTGCAAGATTACTTCAAAGTTGTACTACTATAAAGTAGTTCtaattgagaataaaattatGCTCCAATTTgcatcaataaaataaatgtaaaatttaaataggaaTGCTTTCGCAACAGCCTAActtatgattatattttacaaGTAAACCGCATATTATGGGTTCCAAAtgtcataatttaaattgtcTATAGTGTTATTTTTGGACATCAACATCGCGACTGTGTTTGGCTATCGGTCAAAATAGCAATGCGgtgctattaattaaaatttttataatttcgaTTATTAGTTTATGAATGCAGACATAACTCTTTTTCACTTTCATCTCAATTGACGGAGTCAGTGGCGGATCTAGGGGGCAAAAGGGGACGGTCACCCCCTCCCTGCCATTTGGAGAGCCTAAACTTTCCCTTGAATCGAGTCGAAAATAGCATATCCGCCCCCTTCGTAGAGTATAGAAATATACATTGTTTTCAATAAATGTCATATAAAATGGAGTAGTCTATTGGTTTGGGTATTGGCTTTTTTCTAAGGGGACAAGagcatatttttttcattttttactcttttagtttatcaattcatatttctttcttaTCATCGAAATAATACCTTTAAATCTAAACTTTTACTAATTTGCATATGTTAcgttattatatttattctagttaaaattattttaatcttgtgttaatgtttttttttcctaaaatattGATCCATGCATCATAATTATTATCTatgtaacaaaataaacatttaaatatttttaaaatctaaatatttacTAATCTACTTATACACTTttgtagtatataatatttacgATGATTTTCaatgtaggagtatataatatttataataattttatattttaaaatgaataatacaTATTTGCAAGCTAatgcatgtttatattttattaacgaAGCTAGTGCtacttaatataatattatttattttattgttaaaaataatattaaattttcgcCCCGCCATTTTCGGGGTCCGGATCCGCCACTGGACGGAGTGAATGTTAAAGTCTTCAATATGGAACCACCATCAAGTTGTTTAGAAACGAGGAAGAAGGTGGCGATAGGAAAGTGAAAGAAGACGGCCACTAAAGGAAGATCTAATAACTAACAACAACCAAAAGAACAATATCTTTTGGGAGAGCATCGGCACAAAGTATGACGAGCTGAAGTCGCGTGGGCACTTGATCGTGATTACGATCAGTTGCACAACGTTGGACTCTAGTGTAGTATGCGATAACGAGCATATATGCAACACTGAAGACGTTGCATCTTCACCAATTCACAAAAAGGTAGTACAATATTGGTCAATAGGCGAAGGAGGATTTATTCGATGATGAAGGAAAAATGTTCAAGTACAAGGGGTGATTCTAAAAAGCAACGCCAAATTATGCGGCAATTTTCTGAGTCTTTTGGTGTCTCGAATAGAACCAAAGTCCGCGATGGAGGAGAATGTGCACTGCACCCACTCAAGACCCTCAACACGCCTAGTACTCTGCTAGAGTGGACAAGATCGGAGACACATTGTTGGTAATACGGGATACGAGACGATGAACGAGGATAATAGAGCAAGAGTTGCTTGATGTGCTTAGAAATAATTTGCAAGTAAATTATGACTTGAAATTATGTATTGTAGGTTTGtaaatttggattttaattttataaattttgattttgaattaatattagtactataattttaataatttcaattaagtACTAAGATCGATGTCGCCGGAGCAAATGAAGTAACAGTCGATGTCGTcggaaaaaatgaagaaacaatCGATTCACCAAAACAAAAGAGTGTTTCAGTAGATGAatgggaagaagaagaggacaGATTGAGCAAAAGTAAATGAGAATGTATACACAACAACAGGTGCTAGAATACAGAAGACATAGCTAGggtttgaaattgaaattcaaattgaaatttcaaccGAAGAAGCTGGGGTCGTAGCCATTGCTAGAGGTGGCGAGAACGTAGTAGGCGACGATGTGGCCGATGGATCCCCAGGCGAGCACGTCGACGATGTTGAATCCGACAGGATCGTTGGATTTGAGGAGGCTGACGTACTCCTTGGCGCGGACGTCGCCGGCCTCGAAGTGCGAGATCCCGTTCTGCTCCGGCACCTGCTTCGCCACGTTCTCCCTCTGGAAGTTGAAGAACACGAACCTGCCTAGGAACAGCGACAGCCCCGTGCTCAGGCTTATCACCAGCGACGGATTCAGCTCCGCCTTCACGGCGCCACTGCGCTTGCCGATGGTGCTGCGGCGGAAGGCGGCGGAGGCGGGCTTGGAGAGGAggagggaggaggaggagtcgGTGGCCTTGTTCAGTGGGCGGAGGCCTTGGAAGGTTGGGGCGGAGAACAAGGCGGAGGCCATTGCGATTGTGGCTGCGGTGGAGATTTGATCTGGATTTGGATTGGATTTgaagtggtggtggtgggatTGGATTAATCAAAGATGATGAGGTTTATAATTGGGGATTTTGTGAGGAGGTGAACGAATTGGAGCTCTGAAACGAAGATTTTGAATGCTGATATGGCGCCGTCTCATTGGTTGGGTCTGGATCACAGATATTTGGTGCATTTTCTTACTTACTGTTTTATTTCTAGTTATAGCTTTTGCAGGCTGAATTTAACACCCAGGATCCGTGGCGCAATGGTAGcgcgtctgactccagatcaGAAGGTTGCGTGTTCGATTCACGTCGGGTTCAATCCCGATCCATGCggatttcttttttctttttatttggataGCCTGCCCTATGCtccgccacatcagcattctATCCTCCGTCCCTTCCACCTGcatggggcggactatagcccctCTTAATCCGCCCTATAATTTTAACTcatattttgtatttgtttttttatttttt harbors:
- the LOC125218505 gene encoding photosystem I reaction center subunit V, chloroplastic — translated: MASALFSAPTFQGLRPLNKATDSSSSLLLSKPASAAFRRSTIGKRSGAVKAELNPSLVISLSTGLSLFLGRFVFFNFQRENVAKQVPEQNGISHFEAGDVRAKEYVSLLKSNDPVGFNIVDVLAWGSIGHIVAYYVLATSSNGYDPSFFG